One Etheostoma spectabile isolate EspeVRDwgs_2016 chromosome 12, UIUC_Espe_1.0, whole genome shotgun sequence genomic window carries:
- the gpr160 gene encoding putative G-protein coupled receptor 160, producing MHFWLKSLHAMNVSIPSILLGLGGKCLLNWALVFLQRNHICKSFLGVFGVSLAVVDSILTLSVTTLHVHADEYTALLGLKLTRYHVCLLVQILGQVYSTLQWPVVVVAGLDHFFAVTRRLQPTTARARRIVYSFVTGFLWYLTALYVFLLCDFIPVMEDVPHYQIHQCWVFHTTHILQVAMFLLLILGCAALHARRRTRLLQNPPLSDQITDKSRALSRRSVVYQALHIFLNTWALFLGFLAALLLLPVGIPAYLGLNIAGLCFLNSLLITVVLCVVCPGSQLAQGLAAVPADSFCEWRFKFSLAAEDRTDCSKQVSKQKQDLC from the coding sequence ATGCACTTCTGGTTAAAAAGTCTGCACGCCATGAATGTCTCCATCCCCTCCATCCTGCTCGGTCTGGGAGGAAAATGTCTGCTCAACTGGGCCCTGGTGTTTCTCCAGAGGAACCACATCTGTAAAAGCTTCCTGGGGGTTTTTGGTGTTTCCCTCGCTGTCGTCGACTCAATCCTGACTCTCTCTGTGACCACCCTTCACGTCCACGCTGATGAATACACCGCCCTCTTGGGATTGAAGCTGACCAGGTATCATGTATGtttgctggttcaaatccttGGACAAGTCTACAGTACTCTGCAGTGGCCTGTTGTAGTCGTGGCCGGTCTGGACCATTTCTTTGCTGTCACTCGAAGGTTGCAACCCACCACCGCCAGAGCCAGAAGGATTGTCTACTCATTTGTGACTGGCTTCCTGTGGTACCTCACTGCTCTCTATGTCTTCTTGCTGTGTGACTTCATTCCTGTCATGGAGGACGTGCCTCACTACCAGATACACCAGTGCTGGGTCTTCCACACCACTCACATCCTGCAGGTTGCCATGTTTCTCCTCCTGATTCTGGGCTGTGCAGCGTTGCATGCTCGGCGCAGAACACGATTATTGCAAAATCCTCCTCTGAGCGACCAAATTACAGATAAAAGTAGAGCTCTCTCCAGAAGAAGTGTTGTTTACCAAGCCCTGCATATATTTCTGAACACATGGGCTTTGTTCCTGGGTTTTCTGGCTGCGCTCCTTCTGCTACCTGTGGGAATACCTGCATACCTGGGTCTGAACATTGCCGGGCTCTGCTTCCTCAACAGCCTTCTAATAACAGTAGTTTTGTGTGTAGTCTGTCCAGGCTCGCAGCTAGCACAGGGCCTGGCAGCAGTTCCTGCCGACAGCTTCTGTGAGTGGAGATTTAAATTTAGCCTGGCTGCAGAGGATAGAACTGACTGCTCAAAGCAAGTgagcaagcaaaaacaggacTTGTGTTAG